CGAACGTCACGGCCGCCGGCACCATCAGCGTCCCCAGGATCGCGTAGAAGACGACGTTGGCGTGCCGGTACGGAATCCTGGCGAGTCCGTACCCGGCGAGCGAGGCCAGCACGACCGTGCCGGCCGTCGTCGACACCGCGATCAGCGTGGAGTTGAGCAGCGCCCGCCCCAGGGGGAGGTTCGGGTCCCGGAAGACCTCGGTCAGGTTCGACCACCGGAGCTCGTGCGGGAAGAACGTCCAGTCCGGTGCCGTGATGTCCCGTTCGCCGGCGAGCCCGTTGCGCACCAGCAGATAGAACGGCACCAGGAACAGCAGCGCCAGGGCGACCAGCAGCACCACGCGCAGCGCCCGCCCCGCCCTCGTCAGCGCATCCTGCATCGCGCTCAGTCCTCCCCCTTGCGGCCGAGCCCGAACCACCGGGCCTGCACCACCGTCGCCACCGCGATGATCAACGCCAGGATCACCGCACCGGCGCTGCCCAGCCCGAGGTTCTGATCCTGGCCCAGCGCCGTGTAGTACAGGTAGACCAACGGCGGCCGGGCGTACGGCGGATACCCGCGCGCGTCACTCAGCAGGTTGTAGAACTCGTCGAACGCCTGGAACGCGTTGATCACCAACAGCAGCACCACGGCGACCGAGGTGGCCCGCAGCTGCGGAAAGGTGATGTGCCGGAAGGTCTGCCAGCCCGGCCGGGCCCCGTCCACCGCCGCCGCCTCGTACAGCTGCGGTGAGATCCGCTGCAGCCCCGCCAGGAAGAGGATCATGTAGAACCCCGCCTGCAGCCACAGCCGTACGGTCACGATGACCAGCCAGTACCAGGGTGGATGGGTCGTCGACAGCCAGGCGGTCTGGTCCGCGCCGAACCACCCCAGCACGGTGTTGGCCAGCCCGAACCGCACCCCGTTGAAGATCGACAGCTTCCAGATCACCGCCGCGACGACGTACGAGCACGCCGTCGGCAGGAAGAAGACCGAGCGGAAGAACGCCTGGGCGACGCGCAGCCGGTTGACCATCAGCGCCAGGGCGAGCGCGAGCACATAGGTCGCCGGCACGATGAACGCCGTGAACAGCACGAACGTCCCCAGGCTGGCCAGGAACGCGCCGTCGCTGAGCATCGCGCCGTAGTTGCCCAGGCCGACG
The sequence above is a segment of the Streptomyces lydicus genome. Coding sequences within it:
- a CDS encoding carbohydrate ABC transporter permease; protein product: MSTGVLGPQRRNLWFWVFVGPFALGLGLFTYVPLVWSLYLSFFDAHNTVSPDASDFVGLGNYGAMLSDGAFLASLGTFVLFTAFIVPATYVLALALALMVNRLRVAQAFFRSVFFLPTACSYVVAAVIWKLSIFNGVRFGLANTVLGWFGADQTAWLSTTHPPWYWLVIVTVRLWLQAGFYMILFLAGLQRISPQLYEAAAVDGARPGWQTFRHITFPQLRATSVAVVLLLVINAFQAFDEFYNLLSDARGYPPYARPPLVYLYYTALGQDQNLGLGSAGAVILALIIAVATVVQARWFGLGRKGED